In a single window of the Allobranchiibius huperziae genome:
- a CDS encoding ABC transporter permease subunit, which produces MNEIAATRRGVHDRLAELPPGERAAFRPGRTLSLRVEFVRQLRRRRTQLAALLLIVLPVIVAIALKVNNPGGGRGGGGGGAGASGSALITLGSAGAANFAFYTEFASAAFLLVVIVALFCGDTVASEASWSSLRYLLAIPVPRSRLLRQKLVVALSLSLGANLLVPVWSFLIGGVFFGWAPAQSPLGGSFGTGVGLQRLLIVVAYASLQSLLVAALAFLLSVLTDAPLGAVGGAVLLVVVSNILDAITALGSYRNVLPTHFQYSWLDALGPSVNWDGMIRGTGVALTYSAVFLALAWWRFERKDIVS; this is translated from the coding sequence ATGAACGAGATCGCCGCCACCCGCCGCGGTGTCCACGACCGGCTGGCCGAGCTCCCGCCGGGCGAGCGCGCGGCGTTCCGGCCCGGCCGCACCCTGTCGCTGCGGGTGGAGTTCGTGCGCCAGCTGCGCCGTCGTCGTACCCAGCTCGCGGCCCTGCTCCTGATCGTCCTGCCGGTGATCGTGGCGATCGCGCTGAAGGTCAACAACCCCGGCGGAGGTCGTGGTGGTGGCGGGGGTGGGGCCGGCGCGTCCGGCTCGGCCCTGATCACTCTGGGCAGCGCGGGCGCCGCCAACTTCGCCTTCTACACCGAGTTCGCCTCTGCTGCCTTCCTGCTCGTGGTCATCGTCGCCCTCTTCTGCGGCGACACCGTGGCGAGCGAGGCCAGCTGGTCCTCCCTGCGGTATCTGCTCGCGATCCCGGTGCCCCGCTCGCGGCTGCTGCGCCAGAAGCTGGTCGTCGCGCTCAGCCTCAGCCTCGGCGCCAACCTGCTGGTGCCCGTGTGGTCGTTCCTGATCGGCGGGGTGTTCTTCGGCTGGGCGCCCGCACAGTCACCCCTGGGCGGCTCGTTCGGCACCGGTGTCGGACTGCAGCGGCTGCTGATCGTGGTCGCGTACGCGAGCCTTCAGTCGCTGCTGGTCGCCGCCCTGGCCTTCCTGCTGAGCGTGCTGACCGATGCTCCGCTCGGCGCGGTCGGCGGCGCGGTGCTGCTGGTGGTGGTCTCCAACATCCTGGACGCCATCACCGCCCTCGGCTCCTACCGCAACGTCCTGCCCACCCACTTCCAGTACTCCTGGCTCGACGCCCTCGGCCCGAGCGTCAACTGGGACGGGATGATCCGCGGCACCGGAGTCGCCCTCACCTATTCGGCGGTCTTCCTGGCCCTGGCCTGGTGGCGTTTCGAGCGCAAGGACATCGTGAGTTGA
- a CDS encoding DinB family protein yields the protein MPSAPFPPSPPPPRPDEVDGLLGFLEWQRHGIRYALDGITDAQARLTPIPSTTLSLGGLLKHVVATERSWIRTDVERGEEQPRTDEFTLGDDETVAQWLAAWEVEAAHTEGVVRSGIDLDQEVPDYQGGASNNVRWVLLHLVEEMARHAGHADLLREAIDGRTYRR from the coding sequence ATGCCCTCGGCGCCCTTCCCGCCCTCTCCCCCGCCTCCGCGGCCGGACGAGGTCGACGGCCTGCTCGGGTTCCTGGAGTGGCAGCGCCACGGCATCCGCTACGCGCTCGACGGCATCACCGACGCGCAGGCGCGGCTGACGCCCATCCCATCGACGACCCTCTCCCTCGGCGGGCTGCTGAAGCACGTGGTGGCCACGGAGAGGTCGTGGATCCGCACCGACGTCGAACGCGGCGAGGAGCAGCCGCGCACGGACGAGTTCACCCTGGGCGACGACGAAACGGTCGCTCAGTGGCTGGCCGCGTGGGAGGTCGAGGCGGCGCACACGGAGGGGGTGGTGCGGTCCGGGATCGACCTCGATCAGGAGGTGCCGGACTACCAGGGCGGCGCGTCGAACAACGTGCGGTGGGTGCTGCTGCACCTGGTGGAGGAGATGGCCCGCCACGCCGGCCACGCCGACCTGTTGCGCGAGGCGATCGACGGCCGGACCTACCGCCGCTGA
- a CDS encoding proline dehydrogenase family protein, producing the protein MLDPSAALRAGLLGLSRNDKVRRVVQNAPVSRDVVRRYVAGEGTSDAVEATTGLHGQGLLGTLDFLGEDCTDLEGARHTRDAYLDVLRALSDAGLTERGGVEVSVKLSAIGQALPHDGHKIAVDHAREICAAAAAAGTTVTIDMEDHTTTDDTLEGVRELRADFPWVGAVLQAYLRRTEADCRDLATAGSRIRLCKGAYDEPGSVAYLDKAHVDLSYVRCLKVLMHGDGYPMVASHDPRLIQIAGSLADRCLRASDSFEYQMLYGIRPDEQQRLSDAGHQMRIYVPYGDQWYGYLVRRMAERPANAMFFARSLISRG; encoded by the coding sequence GTGTTGGACCCCAGCGCAGCACTGCGCGCAGGCCTGCTCGGCCTGTCCCGTAACGACAAGGTGCGGCGGGTCGTGCAGAACGCGCCCGTCAGCCGGGACGTCGTACGCCGCTACGTCGCCGGCGAGGGCACCTCCGACGCCGTCGAGGCGACGACCGGACTGCACGGGCAGGGACTGCTCGGCACCCTGGACTTCCTCGGCGAGGACTGCACGGATCTCGAGGGAGCACGGCACACCCGCGACGCCTACCTCGACGTCCTGCGGGCGCTGAGCGACGCCGGGCTCACCGAGCGCGGCGGCGTGGAGGTCAGCGTCAAGCTGAGCGCCATCGGGCAGGCGCTGCCGCACGACGGCCACAAGATCGCTGTGGACCACGCGCGGGAGATCTGCGCGGCCGCGGCCGCCGCGGGCACGACGGTCACCATCGACATGGAGGACCACACCACCACCGACGACACCCTCGAGGGCGTGCGCGAGCTGCGCGCCGACTTCCCCTGGGTGGGCGCGGTCCTGCAGGCCTACCTGCGGCGTACCGAGGCCGACTGCCGCGACCTCGCGACCGCCGGCAGCCGGATCCGGCTGTGCAAGGGCGCCTACGACGAGCCGGGCAGTGTCGCCTACCTCGACAAGGCGCACGTCGACCTGTCCTACGTGCGGTGCCTCAAGGTGCTCATGCACGGCGACGGCTACCCGATGGTCGCCAGCCACGACCCCCGGCTCATCCAGATCGCCGGGTCGCTGGCCGACCGCTGCCTGCGTGCCTCGGACTCCTTCGAGTACCAGATGCTCTACGGCATCCGCCCCGACGAGCAGCAGCGACTGTCCGATGCCGGCCACCAGATGCGCATCTACGTGCCGTACGGCGACCAGTGGTACGGCTACCTCGTCCGCCGGATGGCCGAACGGCCGGCGAATGCGATGTTCTTCGCCCGCTCCCTCATCAGCAGGGGATGA
- a CDS encoding alpha/beta fold hydrolase has translation MKLPRTRIPRSRAVRGLLAAFVVLALAVGGIALFRPGSPHIATRSQFVTGTPEGGTPVRLDTTVYLPAKTPAPAILLAHGFGGSKTDLAGEARSLAADGYVVLAYTARGFGRSGGLIHLDAPDYEVADARLLVSYLAAMPQVIKDHPGDPRIGVAGSSYGGGLALLQAGTDRRIDAVGADITWNDLSTALFPNAAQGHAPGVFKKLWAGQLFGAAAGRAPSSNGCGRFAADVCAAYQQAAATGRPDATILSLLQASSPARVLSRITAPTLLSQGQQDSLFDLSQADANARGIAAAGTPTKVIWRSGGHDGGTSTSQLVGFLRSWFDPILKHGRVPDRSFTASLTGAALSSQDGSSIDQTVRIEGGYGANRQVPVALSGASRTIFAPAGGNPAAVTAVPGLGGLLGQAAGLAGVTGATQLASIPGQFASFSSAPLTRAELVAGSSTVQLRITARTTTDATLFASLHDVAPDGSDTLPSGLVAPIRLTGLRPGVPTTVTVRLPGIVQSVPAGHRVVVRVATTDLAYQLPTDARSYDVALASPQLGLSTAVGRAEATGHPWPWLIVGLVAMGLFLLGVAFAAVRRRRRHSFEPALQHVPVSIEHLSKVYSDGYRAVDDVTFSVQQGQVVGLLGPNGAGKTTLLRTLMGLIAPTTGSIRLFGELIGPGAAVLSRTGAFIEGPGLLPHLSGRDNLRLFWAATGRPEEDADFETALEIAGLGPSIERRVKTYSQGMRQRLAIAQAMLGLPEVLILDEPANGLDPPQIIEMREVLRRYAETGRTVVLSSHLLDEVEQTCTHVVVMHNGRLITAGSVEEIVGAVAGPDRLRVADPERAVRVLADAGIEAQQVATRHSLEEVFMQLVGADE, from the coding sequence ATGAAGCTGCCGCGGACCAGGATCCCGCGGTCGCGCGCCGTACGCGGATTGCTGGCGGCGTTCGTGGTCCTGGCTCTCGCCGTCGGCGGGATCGCCCTCTTCAGACCCGGCAGCCCGCACATCGCCACGCGGTCGCAGTTCGTCACCGGCACGCCCGAGGGCGGCACCCCGGTGCGGCTCGACACCACGGTCTACCTCCCTGCGAAGACCCCTGCCCCGGCGATCCTGCTGGCACACGGCTTCGGCGGCAGCAAGACCGACCTGGCCGGTGAAGCGCGCTCTCTCGCCGCGGACGGTTACGTCGTACTCGCCTACACGGCAAGGGGATTCGGACGGTCCGGCGGTCTGATCCATCTCGACGCACCTGACTACGAGGTCGCCGACGCGCGACTCCTCGTCTCCTACCTCGCCGCCATGCCACAGGTCATCAAGGACCACCCGGGCGACCCGAGGATCGGTGTCGCCGGGTCGTCGTACGGCGGGGGACTGGCGCTGCTGCAGGCCGGCACCGACCGCCGCATCGACGCCGTCGGCGCCGACATCACCTGGAACGACCTGTCGACGGCGCTCTTCCCCAACGCCGCGCAGGGCCACGCGCCCGGGGTCTTCAAGAAGCTGTGGGCGGGCCAGCTGTTCGGCGCCGCGGCGGGCAGGGCGCCGAGCAGCAACGGCTGCGGACGGTTCGCGGCCGATGTCTGCGCGGCGTACCAACAGGCAGCTGCCACCGGCCGGCCAGATGCGACGATCCTCAGCCTGCTGCAGGCCTCGAGTCCCGCGCGGGTCCTGAGCCGGATCACGGCGCCCACGCTGCTGAGCCAGGGCCAGCAGGACTCGCTCTTCGACCTGTCCCAGGCCGACGCCAACGCCCGCGGCATCGCCGCCGCGGGCACCCCCACCAAGGTGATCTGGCGCAGCGGAGGTCACGACGGCGGCACCTCGACGTCCCAGCTCGTGGGCTTCCTGCGCAGCTGGTTCGACCCGATCCTGAAGCACGGGCGGGTGCCCGACCGGTCGTTCACCGCGTCCCTCACCGGCGCGGCGCTGTCGTCGCAGGACGGCTCGAGCATCGACCAGACCGTCCGAATCGAGGGCGGGTACGGCGCGAACCGGCAGGTGCCGGTCGCCCTGTCCGGTGCTTCGAGGACGATCTTCGCCCCGGCGGGCGGAAACCCCGCCGCGGTCACGGCGGTCCCGGGCCTCGGTGGTCTGCTCGGCCAGGCAGCCGGTCTCGCCGGAGTGACCGGGGCGACCCAACTGGCTTCGATACCAGGGCAGTTCGCATCCTTCTCCTCCGCGCCGCTGACCAGGGCGGAGCTGGTCGCGGGCTCCTCGACCGTCCAGCTGCGCATCACCGCGCGGACCACCACCGACGCGACCCTCTTCGCGTCGCTGCACGACGTCGCGCCCGACGGCAGCGACACCCTGCCCTCCGGTCTCGTCGCCCCGATCCGGTTGACGGGCCTGCGTCCGGGAGTGCCGACCACGGTCACGGTGCGGCTGCCGGGCATCGTGCAGTCGGTGCCCGCAGGGCACCGGGTCGTCGTCCGGGTCGCGACGACCGACCTCGCCTACCAGCTGCCGACCGACGCCCGCAGCTACGACGTCGCGCTCGCCTCTCCCCAGCTTGGGCTCTCCACCGCCGTAGGCCGCGCCGAGGCGACCGGCCACCCGTGGCCCTGGTTGATCGTCGGTCTCGTCGCAATGGGGCTATTCCTGCTCGGCGTCGCGTTCGCCGCCGTACGCCGTCGCCGACGTCACTCGTTCGAGCCCGCGCTCCAGCACGTGCCGGTGAGCATCGAACACCTCAGCAAGGTGTACTCCGACGGCTACCGGGCCGTCGACGACGTCACCTTCTCGGTCCAGCAGGGGCAGGTCGTCGGGCTGCTCGGACCCAACGGCGCGGGCAAGACCACCCTGCTGCGCACCCTGATGGGGCTGATCGCGCCCACCACCGGCTCCATCCGGCTCTTCGGCGAGCTCATCGGACCGGGCGCCGCAGTGCTGTCGCGCACCGGCGCGTTCATCGAGGGCCCTGGGCTGCTGCCGCATCTGTCCGGCCGCGACAACCTGCGGCTCTTCTGGGCAGCGACCGGCCGTCCGGAGGAGGACGCCGACTTCGAGACCGCGCTGGAGATCGCCGGGCTCGGACCCTCCATCGAACGCCGCGTGAAGACCTACAGCCAGGGGATGCGCCAGCGCCTGGCGATCGCGCAGGCCATGCTCGGGCTGCCCGAGGTGCTCATCCTCGACGAGCCCGCGAACGGTCTGGACCCGCCGCAGATCATCGAGATGCGCGAGGTGCTGCGCCGGTACGCCGAGACCGGGCGCACCGTGGTCCTGTCCAGTCACCTGCTCGACGAGGTCGAGCAGACCTGCACGCACGTCGTGGTGATGCACAACGGGCGTCTGATCACGGCCGGGTCGGTCGAGGAGATCGTCGGCGCGGTCGCCGGACCCGACCGGCTGCGGGTGGCCGATCCCGAACGCGCGGTGCGGGTGCTCGCGGACGCCGGCATCGAGGCCCAGCAGGTCGCCACCAGACACTCGCTGGAAGAGGTCTTCATGCAACTGGTCGGAGCGGACGAATGA
- a CDS encoding transglutaminase N-terminal domain-containing protein, with translation MSVTMRLVHRTGYTYTGPATQSYNEARLTPLSSARQTVLHSRVDVTPTPWMEQWTDYWGTTVTSFELHEPHDELKVVAISTVTVDRHPAETAGMTWEQYADPSVRDEFEEVLRIVPRTALGPAFEEVVARARENAATPAVFVTDVIAAIRERLDYIAGRRTVYARCAGAWDDAQGACQDFAHLALGALRSQGIPARFVTGYVFPDRDAPVGANVTGVSHAWIQWWDGAWTAVDPSAGVVPDDFYIEVAQGRDHSDVVPLRGIFTGTPGSKMFVTVEISRLA, from the coding sequence GTGAGCGTGACCATGCGGCTGGTGCACCGCACCGGCTACACCTACACCGGCCCGGCGACGCAGTCCTACAACGAGGCGCGTCTGACGCCGCTGTCGAGCGCCCGCCAGACGGTGCTGCACTCCCGCGTCGACGTCACGCCGACGCCGTGGATGGAGCAGTGGACGGACTACTGGGGCACGACCGTCACGTCGTTCGAGCTTCATGAACCGCACGACGAGCTGAAGGTCGTCGCGATCAGCACCGTGACGGTCGACCGCCACCCCGCCGAGACGGCGGGCATGACCTGGGAGCAGTACGCGGACCCCTCGGTGCGCGACGAGTTCGAGGAGGTGCTGCGCATCGTCCCGCGGACGGCGCTCGGCCCCGCCTTCGAGGAGGTCGTCGCGCGGGCGCGCGAGAACGCGGCGACTCCTGCGGTCTTCGTCACCGACGTCATCGCCGCCATCCGCGAACGGCTGGACTACATCGCGGGACGGCGCACGGTCTACGCACGCTGCGCCGGTGCCTGGGACGACGCCCAGGGCGCCTGCCAGGACTTCGCCCATCTCGCCCTGGGCGCCCTGCGTTCGCAGGGCATCCCGGCCAGGTTCGTCACCGGCTACGTCTTCCCCGACCGGGACGCTCCGGTCGGTGCGAACGTCACCGGTGTGTCACACGCATGGATCCAGTGGTGGGACGGCGCATGGACGGCGGTCGACCCGAGTGCAGGAGTCGTCCCCGACGACTTCTACATTGAAGTGGCGCAAGGTCGCGACCATTCAGATGTCGTGCCCCTGCGGGGCATCTTCACCGGCACCCCGGGCAGCAAGATGTTCGTGACCGTGGAGATCAGCCGGCTCGCGTAA
- a CDS encoding circularly permuted type 2 ATP-grasp protein has translation MYDGTGCRPDYMGIQRQMQRLSMQEVQARADYLGHSYLDQGVTFDIGGQERPFPIDIVPRLIEAQTWSHVEAGVAQRVRALEAFLADIYDEGQVFRDGVIPRRVVTSSPHFLRVAKGINYPHGVRVHVSGIDLVRDGNGDFRVLEDNVRIPSGVSYVISNRRAMSTALPEVFAHHRIRPVSQYPAKLLASLRACAPSGVTDPTVVVLTPGAFNAAYFEHALLARLMGTRLVEGRDLVAQGGRVLVRTTNGLRPVDVIYRRVDDDFLDPVHFRRDSMLGVPGLLNAARAGNVTIANGVGNGVADDKLTYTYVPDLIRYYLGQEPILPNVDTWRMEDAEHRAEVLDRLAELVVKPVDGAGGKGIIIGPRATAAQLDEMRKRLIADPRGWIAQPVIQLSTVPTLIGDTMAPRHVDLRPFAINDGEKVWVLPGGLTRVALPEGELIVNSSQGGGSKDTWVLAADRGAVPEASPAPAAEDAVVHPSLRAGRAAERASDADDTAPPPSGHGGEQSQTQSQSQTQTAVRTSFGGER, from the coding sequence ATGTACGACGGCACCGGCTGCCGGCCCGACTACATGGGCATTCAGCGTCAGATGCAGCGTCTGTCGATGCAGGAGGTGCAGGCGCGCGCCGACTATCTCGGCCACTCCTACCTCGACCAGGGCGTCACCTTCGACATCGGCGGCCAGGAGCGGCCGTTCCCGATCGACATCGTGCCCCGGCTGATCGAGGCGCAGACCTGGTCGCACGTGGAAGCCGGTGTCGCCCAACGAGTCCGGGCTCTGGAGGCGTTCCTGGCCGACATCTACGACGAGGGGCAGGTCTTCCGGGACGGGGTCATCCCGCGCCGTGTCGTGACGAGCAGCCCGCACTTCCTGCGCGTCGCCAAGGGCATCAACTACCCGCACGGCGTCCGGGTGCACGTCTCGGGCATCGACCTGGTGCGCGACGGCAACGGCGACTTCCGGGTGCTGGAGGACAACGTCCGGATCCCCTCTGGGGTCTCCTACGTCATCTCCAACCGGCGGGCGATGTCCACGGCGCTGCCCGAGGTCTTCGCGCACCACCGAATCCGGCCGGTCTCGCAGTATCCCGCGAAGCTGCTCGCCAGCCTGCGGGCCTGCGCGCCGAGCGGTGTCACCGACCCCACGGTCGTCGTGCTGACACCCGGCGCCTTCAACGCCGCGTACTTCGAGCACGCCCTGCTGGCCCGCCTGATGGGCACCCGCCTCGTGGAGGGCCGCGACCTGGTCGCCCAGGGCGGCCGGGTGCTGGTGCGGACCACGAACGGCCTGCGACCGGTCGACGTGATCTACCGACGCGTCGACGACGATTTCCTGGATCCCGTGCATTTCCGCAGGGATTCGATGCTCGGCGTGCCCGGTCTGCTGAACGCTGCCCGGGCGGGCAACGTCACGATCGCCAACGGCGTCGGCAACGGGGTCGCCGACGACAAGCTGACCTACACCTACGTGCCCGATCTCATCCGCTACTACCTGGGCCAGGAGCCGATCCTGCCGAACGTCGACACCTGGCGGATGGAGGACGCGGAGCACCGCGCCGAGGTGCTCGACCGACTCGCGGAGCTGGTGGTCAAGCCCGTCGACGGCGCCGGCGGCAAGGGCATCATCATCGGTCCGCGCGCCACCGCGGCCCAGTTGGACGAGATGCGCAAGCGACTGATCGCCGACCCGCGCGGCTGGATCGCGCAGCCGGTGATCCAGCTGTCCACGGTGCCGACCCTGATCGGCGACACGATGGCGCCGCGGCACGTGGACCTGCGGCCGTTCGCGATCAACGACGGCGAGAAGGTCTGGGTGCTGCCCGGCGGCCTCACCCGGGTGGCCCTGCCGGAGGGTGAGCTCATCGTCAACTCCAGTCAGGGCGGCGGTTCCAAGGACACCTGGGTGCTGGCCGCCGATCGCGGTGCCGTTCCCGAGGCGTCACCGGCCCCCGCGGCCGAAGACGCCGTCGTGCACCCGAGCCTGCGGGCCGGGCGGGCCGCGGAGCGCGCGTCGGACGCCGACGACACCGCACCGCCCCCGAGCGGCCACGGTGGCGAGCAGAGCCAGACCCAGAGTCAGAGCCAGACCCAGACCGCGGTGCGGACGTCGTTCGGCGGTGAGCGCTAG
- the proC gene encoding pyrroline-5-carboxylate reductase, producing the protein MTVSRADTVAILGAGVMGEALLSGWLRGGRDAVTVLISDRSPERLANLKDKYAVRALPAAEAAAQAATLVLAVKPQDMRALVQEISGAVGDSTLVVSLAAGITTAFLEAQLPEGTSVARVMPNTPALVDQGMSAVSPGAHCDADQLATATGLLQACGRVVALPEHHLDAVTAISGSGPAYIFYVVEAMIEAGVLLGMPRATSTELVVQTLYGAATMLKETGEHPTVLREQVSSPGGTTMAALRELDDHKVRAAFLTAIEAAARRSAQLAAGE; encoded by the coding sequence ATGACCGTGTCGCGCGCCGACACCGTTGCCATCCTGGGCGCCGGGGTGATGGGCGAGGCGCTGCTCTCGGGCTGGCTGCGCGGCGGACGCGATGCCGTCACGGTCCTGATCAGCGACCGCAGCCCCGAGCGGCTCGCGAACCTGAAGGACAAGTACGCCGTGCGGGCGCTTCCCGCCGCGGAGGCGGCAGCCCAGGCGGCGACCCTCGTGCTCGCGGTCAAGCCGCAGGACATGCGCGCGCTGGTGCAGGAGATCTCCGGCGCGGTCGGCGACAGCACGCTCGTGGTCTCCCTCGCGGCCGGCATCACCACGGCGTTCCTGGAGGCGCAACTGCCCGAGGGCACCTCGGTGGCCCGGGTGATGCCCAACACCCCGGCCCTGGTCGATCAGGGCATGTCCGCGGTGAGCCCCGGCGCGCACTGCGACGCCGACCAGCTGGCCACAGCGACCGGGCTGCTGCAGGCCTGCGGCCGGGTCGTCGCGCTGCCGGAGCACCACCTCGACGCGGTGACCGCGATCAGCGGCAGCGGGCCAGCATACATCTTCTACGTCGTCGAGGCCATGATCGAGGCCGGCGTGCTGCTGGGGATGCCGCGCGCCACCTCCACCGAGCTGGTCGTGCAGACCCTCTACGGCGCCGCGACCATGCTGAAGGAGACCGGCGAGCACCCCACGGTGCTGCGCGAGCAGGTCTCTAGCCCGGGTGGCACCACGATGGCCGCACTGCGCGAACTGGACGACCACAAGGTCCGCGCGGCGTTCCTCACCGCGATCGAGGCGGCGGCACGGCGCTCGGCCCAGCTGGCCGCAGGGGAGTGA
- a CDS encoding MgtC/SapB family protein, with translation MAHGPFAGQGVVQIAELLLAFVLSSGIGLERTLRGKSAGLRTQSIVGTTAAAILLVSKYGFTDVLHSGSVVLDPSRVAAQVVSGIGFLGAGLILSRGGVVRGLTTAAAVWETAAIGMAAGAGLWLIALVVTALHFVTVFGYTELAHHLPGSPTNATRLQIIYTDGRGVLRSLINRLTALGWRVDGLTGMQDSSRLPEGVVGVVITASGQAEPERLVKVLSGVDDVVGVGVVEDDDELE, from the coding sequence ATGGCCCATGGACCGTTCGCCGGACAGGGCGTGGTGCAGATCGCCGAGCTCCTGCTCGCATTCGTCCTCTCCTCCGGCATCGGGCTGGAGCGCACGCTGCGCGGCAAGAGCGCGGGCCTGCGCACCCAGTCGATCGTCGGCACCACCGCGGCGGCGATCCTGCTGGTCTCCAAGTACGGCTTCACCGACGTGCTGCACAGCGGCTCGGTCGTGCTCGACCCCTCACGCGTCGCGGCGCAGGTCGTCTCGGGCATCGGATTCCTCGGCGCCGGCCTCATCCTGTCCCGCGGCGGCGTCGTACGCGGTCTCACCACGGCCGCCGCCGTCTGGGAGACCGCAGCGATCGGAATGGCCGCCGGAGCCGGTCTGTGGTTGATCGCGCTGGTGGTCACCGCCCTGCACTTCGTGACGGTCTTCGGTTACACCGAGCTCGCCCACCACCTGCCGGGGAGCCCTACCAACGCCACGCGGCTGCAGATCATCTACACCGATGGTCGCGGGGTGCTGCGTTCACTGATCAACCGGCTCACCGCGCTCGGCTGGCGTGTCGACGGCCTCACCGGGATGCAGGACTCCTCGCGACTGCCCGAGGGCGTCGTCGGCGTGGTCATCACCGCATCGGGTCAGGCCGAACCCGAGCGCCTGGTGAAGGTCCTGAGCGGCGTCGACGACGTCGTCGGAGT
- a CDS encoding alpha-E domain-containing protein — protein MLSRIAEALFWIGRYVERAECTARILDTYLQLLIEDPVIDEEATCRSVMAAMGIAYGEGTPDAGTLLQTLLLDRTAAPSIAYAIETARENARRSREVVSTEVWEAINSTYNAVLAGQLQQRRPADAFRFVRERASMISALADSTQSHDDGWQFIVLGRSIERIDMTARLITMGNYVSGPNGAWALTLRSCGAAHAFTRVYRVTESPRAAAEFLLLDRLFPRSISHLLEQAGHCLEELDPRSRRVGFGGDAARVIGQAHARLSYLSLTDLVTDLPREMEELQRVCADATEAIAKRYFEGVVAPEWLTEAL, from the coding sequence ATGTTGAGTCGGATCGCCGAGGCGCTCTTCTGGATCGGCCGCTACGTCGAGCGCGCCGAGTGCACGGCGCGCATCCTCGACACCTACCTGCAGCTGCTCATCGAGGACCCGGTCATCGACGAGGAGGCCACCTGCCGTTCGGTGATGGCTGCCATGGGCATCGCGTACGGCGAGGGCACCCCGGACGCCGGGACGCTGCTGCAGACCCTGTTGCTCGACCGCACGGCTGCCCCGTCCATCGCATACGCAATCGAGACCGCCCGGGAGAACGCGCGCCGCTCGCGGGAGGTCGTCTCGACCGAGGTGTGGGAGGCCATCAACAGCACCTACAACGCGGTGCTCGCGGGGCAACTGCAGCAGCGGCGGCCCGCTGACGCGTTTCGTTTCGTGCGCGAGCGGGCCAGCATGATCTCCGCGCTCGCGGACAGCACCCAGAGCCACGACGACGGCTGGCAGTTCATCGTCCTCGGGCGCAGCATCGAGCGGATCGACATGACCGCGCGGCTGATCACGATGGGCAACTACGTGTCCGGGCCGAACGGCGCCTGGGCGCTCACGCTCCGCTCGTGCGGCGCCGCCCACGCGTTCACCCGCGTCTACCGGGTGACCGAATCCCCGCGCGCCGCAGCGGAGTTCCTGCTGCTCGACCGGCTCTTCCCGCGCTCGATCTCCCACCTGCTCGAGCAGGCCGGGCATTGCCTGGAGGAGCTGGACCCGAGGTCGAGGCGGGTCGGTTTCGGCGGCGACGCGGCACGGGTCATCGGGCAGGCGCACGCGCGACTGTCCTACCTGTCCCTGACCGACCTGGTCACCGACCTGCCCCGGGAGATGGAGGAGCTGCAGCGCGTCTGCGCCGATGCGACCGAGGCGATCGCGAAGCGGTATTTCGAGGGCGTCGTGGCGCCCGAGTGGCTGACGGAGGCCCTGTGA
- a CDS encoding GNAT family N-acetyltransferase, producing MTDITVRALGEQDWQIYRDVRLAALSDSPDAFAASVAQERQFDDAFWRRRLVRSRRLIAERGDDVVGVVSVGRSPAEDPRSCELFGLWVKPDLRGQGVAWQLVQAGVEQAGTDSFQFVVYWVGTDNGRGVAFASSFGFRPTDARRPMKVTGVPEGTPATQEEPDVPEDEMAMVYSLGEDPGSVPSSVL from the coding sequence ATGACTGACATCACGGTTCGTGCTCTCGGGGAGCAGGACTGGCAGATCTACCGTGACGTACGGCTGGCTGCACTGTCCGACAGCCCCGATGCCTTCGCGGCCAGCGTCGCGCAGGAACGACAGTTCGACGACGCCTTCTGGCGACGTCGTCTGGTCCGCTCCCGCCGGTTGATCGCCGAGCGCGGCGACGACGTCGTGGGCGTCGTGTCCGTCGGGCGGTCGCCTGCGGAGGACCCCCGCAGCTGCGAGCTCTTCGGCCTCTGGGTGAAGCCCGACCTGCGTGGTCAGGGCGTCGCCTGGCAACTCGTGCAGGCGGGTGTCGAGCAGGCCGGCACCGACTCCTTCCAGTTCGTCGTCTACTGGGTGGGCACCGACAACGGCCGGGGCGTCGCGTTCGCGAGCAGCTTCGGCTTCCGTCCCACCGACGCGCGGCGACCGATGAAGGTCACCGGCGTGCCCGAGGGCACACCCGCCACCCAGGAGGAGCCGGACGTCCCCGAGGACGAGATGGCGATGGTCTACTCCCTCGGCGAGGACCCCGGCTCGGTGCCGAGCTCGGTGCTGTGA